From Pseudarthrobacter equi, a single genomic window includes:
- a CDS encoding Cof-type HAD-IIB family hydrolase, with protein sequence MTASEAPAVSLTGTRLPSTPPLALLLDVDGPIASPVTRDVKPDIIGDLVALAAAGIPVIFNTGRSDAFIREQVMEPMLAAGIPDGTVIHAVCEKGAVWFSYTAAGPGPVHVDRELAVPAAYGDDIRRLVAEDYSAHMFFDETKRAMVSVEQHIEVASADYLAEQKLFDADAMELMARHGLGVVRLDHHAPNSDDDVDYRVDPTIISTDIESVRLGKDLGASRGVELLAAQGITPEAWRTVGDSRTDYAMADWLHHNDHPVKHVDVRPADGVPEKPYDILTATDLGLSDSVIHDDAGGAFLRSWREALGA encoded by the coding sequence ATGACAGCATCCGAAGCCCCCGCCGTGTCCCTGACCGGAACCCGCCTGCCGTCAACCCCGCCGCTGGCCCTGCTGCTGGATGTGGACGGGCCGATAGCCAGTCCGGTCACGCGGGACGTCAAACCGGACATCATCGGCGACCTGGTGGCACTGGCCGCCGCCGGCATCCCCGTCATCTTCAACACCGGCCGCTCGGATGCCTTCATCCGCGAGCAGGTCATGGAGCCGATGCTCGCTGCGGGCATCCCGGACGGCACCGTCATCCATGCGGTCTGCGAAAAGGGCGCAGTGTGGTTCAGCTACACCGCCGCGGGCCCCGGACCCGTCCACGTTGACCGCGAGCTGGCCGTGCCTGCCGCGTACGGTGACGACATCCGCCGCCTGGTCGCGGAGGACTACAGCGCGCACATGTTCTTCGATGAAACGAAGCGGGCCATGGTGTCCGTGGAGCAGCACATTGAAGTGGCCAGCGCGGACTACCTTGCCGAACAGAAACTCTTTGACGCCGATGCCATGGAGCTGATGGCCCGGCACGGCCTGGGCGTGGTGCGCCTGGACCACCACGCGCCGAATTCCGACGACGACGTGGACTACCGCGTGGACCCCACCATCATCTCCACCGACATTGAGTCGGTGCGGCTGGGCAAGGACCTTGGGGCGAGCCGGGGGGTTGAACTGCTGGCCGCCCAGGGGATCACGCCGGAAGCCTGGCGGACCGTGGGTGATTCCCGGACCGACTACGCCATGGCTGACTGGCTGCACCACAACGACCATCCGGTCAAGCATGTGGACGTCCGTCCCGCTGACGGCGTGCCGGAGAAACCGTACGATATCCTGACGGCCACGGACCTGGGACTATCAGATTCGGTCATCCACGACGACGCCGGCGGCGCCTTCCTGCGCAGCTGGCGGGAGGCGCTGGGCGCCTGA
- a CDS encoding type II toxin-antitoxin system VapB family antitoxin, whose translation MIFKAVGEGRPYPDHGYSTPKDWASLPPRPVRLDELVTTKRTLDLEALLAEDSTFFGDLFPHVVQYQGTLYLEDGLHRAVRTALHQRTAIHARVLVIDG comes from the coding sequence GTGATATTCAAAGCTGTGGGCGAGGGCCGCCCTTACCCCGACCATGGTTACAGCACGCCCAAGGACTGGGCCTCGCTGCCGCCGCGGCCGGTCCGGCTGGACGAACTGGTAACCACCAAGCGCACCCTGGACCTGGAAGCGCTGCTGGCCGAGGACTCCACGTTCTTCGGCGACCTGTTCCCTCACGTGGTGCAGTACCAGGGCACCCTGTACCTGGAAGACGGGCTGCACCGCGCGGTCCGGACTGCGCTGCACCAGCGCACCGCCATCCACGCCCGGGTCCTGGTGATAGATGGCTAG